In Archocentrus centrarchus isolate MPI-CPG fArcCen1 chromosome 21, fArcCen1, whole genome shotgun sequence, the following are encoded in one genomic region:
- the cog3 gene encoding conserved oligomeric Golgi complex subunit 3 — MASTDQSLLDLTDKETREKLSLWDRRTDATAPLTEKQMDSVLEIRASAETLSVPSELPIEDLCSLSSRSLQSPFTATVPDSTEDILLKGFQMLDMENDRIETAQQFFAWFAKLQAKMDQDESAKYRKTRDELNCYQEHCDVILKDVSIALEHLDSLQKQYLFVSNKTGALHEACEQLLKEQAELVDLAESIQQKLSYFNELENINTKLNSPTLSVNSEGFIPMLSKLDDCIEYVSSHPNFKDYPVYLAKFKQCLSKAMHFMKIHIVNTMQNLTSQLTKRDPMGLTNADNAFTLYYVKFRAAAPKVRSLIEQIEQRAEKIPEYHQLLDEIHQCYLDQREQLLSPCITSTITDLTNQNSKDHCALVRSGCAFMVHVCQDEHQLYNEFFSKPTPKLDELLEKLCLSLYDVLRPLIIHIIHLETLSELCSILKNEMLEDHVHNNAAQLGAFDAVVKQMLEDVQERLVYRTHIYIQTDIIGYNPAPGDLAYPEKLEMMEKIAQSLKEEQMKQMSQESVFSDVQLDDSGGRRNSNAGKVEASRLQTSVSPADLHGMWYPTVRRTLVCLSKLYRCIDKAVFQGLSQEALSACIQSLLKASDIILKNKTQIDGQLFLIKHLLIMREQIAPFHTDFAIKEISLDLKKTRDAAFKILNPKAVPKFFRLNSHNAILEFLLEGTPEIKEHYIDSKKDVDRHLKFSCEQFIQQQTQIFVGNLEEFLTKVAALKTMAIQGGPTYSLSEQPWAQPAKINDIVMATYRVMKSKLPSTLQSMSLYLANRDTEFILFKPVRNNIQQVFQRLHALLQEEYSGEDLQIIACPSMEQINLLLSVNK, encoded by the exons ATGGCGTCCACAGATCAGTCCCTGTTGGACTTAACAGATAAGGAAACCCGGGAGAAACTATCGTTATGGGATCGCCGTACTGATGCCACGGCTCCCCTCACGGAGAAACAGATGGACTCCGTCCTGGAGATCCGAGCCTCGGCAGAAACACTCTCTGTGCCCTCAGAG ctgCCCATCGAGGACTTGTGTAGCTTGTCTTCTCGGTCCTTGCAGTCCCCGTTCACGGCAACTGTGCCCGATTCAACAGAAGACATCCTGCTCAAAGGATTTCAGATGCTCGATATGGAAAACGATAGGATAGAAACTGCACAGCAG ttttttgcCTGGTTCGCCAAGTTGCAGGCAAAAATGGACCAGGATGAGAGTGCAAAATACAG GAAAACCAGAGATGAACTAAACTGCTACCAAGAACACTGTGATGTTATACTAAAAGATGTCAGCATAGCTCTTGAGCATTTGGATTCTCTTCAGAAACAGTACCTGTTTGTGTCCAATAAGACTGGCGCCCTACACGAGGCCTGTGAACAGCTTCTTAAAGAACAG GCAGAACTTGTTGACTTGGCGGAAAGCATACAGCAGAAACTTTCATACTTTAATGAGTTAGAAAACATAAACACG AAACTAAACTCGCCAACCTTGTCTGTAAATAGTGAAGGCTTTATACCAATGCTGTCTAAATTGGATGACTGCATTGAATACGTTTCATCACAT CCAAATTTCAAGGACTATCCTGTTTATTTGGCCAAATTTAAACAATGTCTCTCTAAAGCTATGCACTTCATGAAGATTCACATTGTAAACACTATGCAAAATCTCACAAGCCAGTTAACAAAAAGG GATCCAATGGGTTTGACTAACGCAGACAATGCCTTTACACTTTACTATGTAAAGTTTCGAGCAGCTGCACCCAAAGTTCGA TCACTGATTGAACAGATAGAGCAGCGAGCAGAGAAGATTCCAGA ATACCATCAACTTCTTGATGAAATCCATCAGTGTTATCTTGATCAGAGAGAGCAGCTCCTGAGTCCCTGCATTACATCCACCATTACTGACTTGACAAACCAGAACAGCAAGGACCACTGTGCTCTG GTTCGCAGTGGCTGTGCCTTTATGGTTCATGTGTGTCAGGATGAACACCAGCTGTACAATGAGTTCTTCTCAAAACCTACACCTAAACTAGA TGAGCTGCTGGAGAAGCTATGCTTGTCCCTGTATGACGTCCTCCGGCCTCTGATAATCCACATCATCCACCTGGAAACCCTGTCTGAGCTCTGTAGTATCCTCAAGAATGAGATGCTGGAAGATCATGTTCATAACAATG CTGCTCAGCTGGGGGCTTTTGATGCAGTTGTGAAGCAGATGCTGGAGGACGTTCAGGAGAGGCTGGTCTACAGGACTCACATTTATATCCAGACCGATATTATAGGCTACAATCCAGCTCCAGGGGACCTGGCTTACCCTGAAAAGCTGGAGATGATGGAG AAAATTGCTCAGAGCTTGAAGGAAGAGCAGATGAAGCAGATGTCACAGGAGTCGGTTTTTTCTGATGTGCAGCTTGACGATTCTGgtggaagaagaaacagcaacGCTG GCAAAGTAGAAGCATCTCGTCTGCAGACATCTGTCTCTCCTGCTGATTTGCATGGCATGTGGTACCCTACTGTCAGGCGAACGCTGGTTTGTCTGTCCAAGCTCTACAGATGTATTGAT AAAGCAGTCTTCCAGGGGTTATCTCAAGAAGCCTTATCTGCCTGCATCCAGTCCCTGCTTAAAGCTTCTGATATCATCCTTAAAAACAAG ACACAAATAGATGGGCAACTTTTCCTGATCAAGCACCTGCTGATAATGCGTGAACAGATTGCCCCATTTCACACCGATTTTGCCATCAAGGAAATCTCACTGGACCTGAAAAAAACGCGAG ATGCTGCCTTCAAAATCCTGAACCCTAAGGCTGTTCCCAAATTCTTCCGACTTAACAGTCACAACGCCATACTTGAATTCCTGTTGGag GGAACACCAGAGATAAAGGAACACTACATTGACTCTAAGAAGGATGTGGACCGACACCTGAAGTTCAGCTGTGAGCAGTTTATTCAGCAGCAGACTCAGATCTTTGTGGGGAACCTTGAGGAGTTTCTCACCAAG GTTGCAGCTCTTAAAACTATGGCTATCCAAGGTGGTCCCACGTACAGTCTGTCTGAGCAACCTTGGGCACAGCCAG cAAAGATCAACGATATAGTGATGGCTACCTACCGCGTGATGAAGAGCAAGCTGCCAAGCACTTTACAGAGCATGTCCTTGTACTTGGCCAATAGAGACACAGAGTTCATCCTTTTCAAGCCTGTCCGG AATAACATCCAGCAGGTATTCCAAAGACTGCACGCCTTGCTTCAGGAGGAATACAGTGGAGAAGACCTTCAAATCATTGCATGTCCATCTATGGAGCAG ATTAACCTGCTACTGTCTGTGAATAAGTAA